The genomic interval GCCCCACTGGAAGGCCACAGAAAAATTGCCCCAGCTTTCGCCAGGGCAACAAAATATCTTAGTTAAGGAAGCTTTGGTCCTCTACTTCGAGGAGCGCGGTGACTTTATTGGATAGCCACTTTTTCAGAAACGGTTTGTCCTTCTTCCAACTGGACAAAACCTGAACCGGTGAGGTCTCCTTTCTGAACTTCAATGTTCAAAACCATCTTAGCTGGGAACTCGAACTGAGCTACGCCGTTGCCGTTGGTCAAAGCGTTGGTGTCGACCGTGCAGTCTGTACACGGAGCGTACAAGCGAACGAAGGCATTCTGAACGCGGGTTTCATTTCCGAGGGTATCTTGGATTACAACAATCACATCGGTCTTGTAAAAGGTGTCTTTTTTACAAGAGCTGGTCATGATCATCATCCCGAAAAAGCCCACTGCGAGTAGTGCGAAGGCCGCCTTTGCGCTTTTCATAGTCGCCTCGAATTTAGTAATATTGCCGTCCAAATATACTTATTAATAACGAACAATTATGTTGAGTCGTGTGCAGGAGCTACTGGAAGAAGTACAGGCCTTTTCGGCCGGTACGGCGGAGGAACTGGAGAGCTTCCGAATTCGCTTCCTCGGAAAGAAGGGCGTGATGAACGAACTCTTCGCCGCTTTTAAGGAAGTGGCGCCTGAGCAGCGCAAGGAATTTGGGCAGCGCCTCAACGAACTGAAGACCCAGGCTCTGGACAAAATTGAGGAGCTAAAATCCGGTCTGGCCAGCGATACATCGAGCGCCGCATCGGGTTTGGACCTCACGCGTTCGGCGGAACCAGTGGCCCTCGGGGCTCGGCATCCGGTCTCCTTGGTCAAGAACCGCATCATCGAAATCTTCTCGCGCATCGGCTTTACACTGAGCGATGGGCCGGAAATCGAAGACGACTGGCACAACTTTAGCGCCTTGAACTTCACCGAAGAACACCCTGCTCGAGACATGCAGGATACCTTCTTTGTGATGCGCAATCCAGACTACCTACTCCGCACGCACACCAGCTCTGTTCAGGTGCGCCACATGGAGAAAAACACGCCCCCCATTCGAGTACTTTCACCGGGGCGCGTATTTCGGAACGAAGCCATTAGCGCGCGTTCGCATTGTATTTTCCACCAGATTGAAGGCCTCTACATCGATCGCGACGTGAGCTTTGCCGACCTGCGTCAGACCTTGTTGTACTTCGCTCAGGAGTTCTTCGGTGAGGAAACCAAGATTCGTCTTCGCCCCTCGTACTTCCCCTTTACCGAGCCCAGCGCGGAAGTGGATGTTTGGTGGGGTCTGGAGAACGAAGTGGACTACCGCATGACCAAGGGAACAGGGTGGCTCGAGATCATGGGCTGCGGAATGGTGGATCCAAACGTTCTCAAAAACGTGGGCATCGACCCAGAAGTCTACACGGGATTTGCCTTTGGAATCGGAATCGAGCGCATTGCCTTGCAGCAGTTCCAAATTCCAGACATCCGATTGCTCTTCGAAAACGACGTGCGCTTCCTGGAACAGTTTACCGAAGGGGTTTACTAAGAAAGGGTTGGCCCTGGCGGGCCGATGCGACATCGCGCCGTAGGCGTTCTCTCTATTTCACGAGTTTCAACAAGGATCCGGTGAACCAGTTTTCATCCGCCTTGACCAACATATCCATGAGGCGATCGGCGTTTTGACTCATCTTCTTGATTTCTTTCAGGCGCTGATCAAATTCCTCGGTCTCGTGGGCCTCGCCGCCTTCGTATTCCGACACTTGGTCTAAGATGCGGGCCAAGGGCTCCAATTCGCGCTTCCGGCGCTCCTGCATTACCTGTTTGGTGACCTGCCAGATGTCTTTTTCGGCCACGAAGAATTCCTTGCGCTGCCCGGGCTTGAGTTCCTTTTGAACCAATCCCCAATCGATCAAGGCCCGAACATTCATGTTGCAGTTACCGCGACTGATGTTCAACTCGTCCATGATCTCTTCGGTGGAAAGGGGTCTTGGGGATACCAACAATAGGGCGTGAATTTGACTCATGGTCCGGGGTACTCCCCAGCTGGATCCAAGAGCTCCCCAGGCCTGGAGAAACTTCTGCTTTGCCTCTTCGAAATGCATCTAAAT from Cryomorphaceae bacterium carries:
- the pheS gene encoding phenylalanine--tRNA ligase subunit alpha is translated as MLSRVQELLEEVQAFSAGTAEELESFRIRFLGKKGVMNELFAAFKEVAPEQRKEFGQRLNELKTQALDKIEELKSGLASDTSSAASGLDLTRSAEPVALGARHPVSLVKNRIIEIFSRIGFTLSDGPEIEDDWHNFSALNFTEEHPARDMQDTFFVMRNPDYLLRTHTSSVQVRHMEKNTPPIRVLSPGRVFRNEAISARSHCIFHQIEGLYIDRDVSFADLRQTLLYFAQEFFGEETKIRLRPSYFPFTEPSAEVDVWWGLENEVDYRMTKGTGWLEIMGCGMVDPNVLKNVGIDPEVYTGFAFGIGIERIALQQFQIPDIRLLFENDVRFLEQFTEGVY
- a CDS encoding transcriptional regulator — encoded protein: MHFEEAKQKFLQAWGALGSSWGVPRTMSQIHALLLVSPRPLSTEEIMDELNISRGNCNMNVRALIDWGLVQKELKPGQRKEFFVAEKDIWQVTKQVMQERRKRELEPLARILDQVSEYEGGEAHETEEFDQRLKEIKKMSQNADRLMDMLVKADENWFTGSLLKLVK